The Caretta caretta isolate rCarCar2 chromosome 5, rCarCar1.hap1, whole genome shotgun sequence genome contains a region encoding:
- the ANKRA2 gene encoding ankyrin repeat family A protein 2, which yields MASSTNLDVGAQIIVEECTSSYSLSHMTDIKVEHQLDSTTEEGPAQSVAMGMKFILPNRFDMNVCSRFVKSLNEEDSKNIQDQVNSDLEVASVLFKAECNIHTSPSPGIQVRHVYTPSTTKHFSPIKQSTTLTNKHRGNEVSTTPLLVNSLSVHQLAAQGEMLYLATRIEQENVINHKDEEGFTPLMWAAAHGQIAVVEFLLQNGADAQILGKGRESALSLACSKGYTDIVKMLLDCGVDVNEYDWNGGTPLLYAVHGNHVKCVKILLENGADPTIETDSGYNSMDLAVALGHRSVQQVIEAHLLQLLQNIKE from the exons ATGGCATCTTCAACAAATCTAGACGTTGGGGCACAGATAATTGTGGAAGAGTGCACCAGCAGCTATAGTCTGTCTCACATGACAGACATTAAAGTAGAGCATCAGCTTGACTCTACCACAGAAGAAGGCCCAGCTCAGAGTGTCGCCATGGGAATGAAATTCATTTTGCCTAATAGATTTGATATGAATGTCTGTTCTCGGTTTGTGAAGTCATTGAATGAAGAAGATAGTAAAAATATTCAAGACCAGGTCAACTCTGACCTTGAAGTGGCGTCTGTCTTATTTAAAG CTGAATGCAACATCCATACTTCCCCTTCTCCTGGAATTCAAGTAAGACATGTCTACACTCCATCAACAACTAAGCATTTTTCGCCCATAAAACAGTCAACTACTTTAACTAACAAACATAGGGGAAATGAGGTCTCTACAACACCTCTCCTTGTAAATT CTCTGTCAGTTCACCAGCTGGCTGCTCAAGGGGAAATGCTTTATTTGGCCACACGTATTGAACAAG aaaatgtaatCAACCATAAAGATGAAGAAGGTTTTACCCCTCTGATGTGGGCCGCAGCACATGGGCAGATAGCAGTGGTAGAGTTTCTGCTTCAGAAT ggtGCAGATGCTCAGATTTTGGGGAAAGGGCGAGAAAGTGCACTGTCATTGGCCTGTAGTAAGGGATACACGGATATTGTCAAAATGCTGCTTGATTGTGGAGTAGATGTAAATGAATATGACTGG AATGGAGGGACACCTCTTCTATATGCAGTACATGGAAACCATGTGAAATGTGTGAAAATTCTCTTAG AAAATGGTGCTGATCCAACTATTGAGACAGATTCTGGTTATAATTCCATGGATTTGGCTGTGGCTTTAGGCCATCGGAGCG TTCAACAGGTTATTGAGGCTCATTTATTGCAGCTCCTTCAAAATATCAAAGAGTAA